One genomic window of Candidatus Fusobacterium pullicola includes the following:
- a CDS encoding S-layer homology domain-containing protein, with protein sequence MRYIIILLITLSSFLFADTKFEDLNKEHWAYKSINSLVEKGIIKENRYKFNGNEPVTRYEFAEGLARSVDYMDLKKANKEDLNILEALMLEFSQELNRIGFDASTFNGRLDNMNETIELLRERVNENEKLIDELQKRIEALEDKK encoded by the coding sequence TATATAATAATACTACTGATTACTTTATCATCTTTTCTATTTGCAGATACAAAATTTGAAGATTTAAATAAGGAGCATTGGGCATATAAGTCTATAAACTCTTTAGTAGAAAAAGGGATAATAAAAGAGAATAGATATAAATTTAATGGAAATGAACCAGTTACTAGATATGAGTTTGCCGAGGGACTGGCTAGAAGTGTCGACTATATGGATTTAAAAAAAGCAAATAAAGAGGATTTAAATATTTTAGAAGCACTGATGCTAGAGTTTTCTCAGGAGTTAAATAGAATAGGTTTCGATGCAAGCACTTTCAATGGTAGATTGGATAATATGAATGAGACAATTGAACTTTTGAGAGAGAGAGTAAATGAAAATGAAAAGCTGATAGATGAGTTACAAAAGAGAATAGAAGCTCTTGAAGATAAAAAATAA